From one Pseudoliparis swirei isolate HS2019 ecotype Mariana Trench chromosome 5, NWPU_hadal_v1, whole genome shotgun sequence genomic stretch:
- the rangrf gene encoding ran guanine nucleotide release factor has translation MQSAAAGSRPLFGGALSAVFPRGAQDASELREIPDNQEVFAHERTDQSLIVELVEYQAQVADRDAARYHFEDIAGSNEASEPGAGFEVTGVARMCESELSLAHCGSAWTLTGTQRVSKFNEEARNTVTLRLAVFRLPRFSTDVLITFNDPQRIDPESSSAAAAETRSGARWTEQDFRRLLRTLTLHNPGLFG, from the coding sequence ATGCAGAGCGCCGCAGCCGGGTCCCGGCCCCTGTTCGGCGGCGCGCTGTCGGCCGTCTTCCCCCGCGGAGCCCAAGACGCCAGCGAGCTGAGGGAGATCCCGGACAACCAGGAGGTGTTCGCCCACGAGCGCACCGACCAGAGCCTGATCGTGGAGCTGGTCGAGTACCAGGCTCAGGTGGCGGACCGGGACGCCGCCCGGTATCACTTCGAGGACATCGCGGGCAGCAATGAGGCTTCGGAGCCGGGCGCCGGGTTTGAAGTGACCGGCGTCGCGCGCATGTGCGAGTCCGAGCTGTCCCTCGCGCACTGCGGCTCCGCCTGGACGCTGACCGGCACGCAGCGCGTGTCCAAGTTCAACGAGGAGGCGAGGAACACGGTGACCCTCCGGCTGGCCGTGTTCCGGCTGCCGCGGTTCTCCACCGACGTCCTGATCACCTTCAACGACCCGCAGAGGATCGACCCGGAGAGCAGCAGCGCCGCGGCGGCGGAGACGCGCTCCGGGGCCCGCTGGACGGAGCAGGACTTCCGGCGCTTGTTGCGGACTCTGACTCTGCACAACCCCGGGCTGTTCGGCTAG